A single window of Halobacterium jilantaiense DNA harbors:
- a CDS encoding translation initiation factor IF-2 subunit gamma, protein MADEHRQPEVNIGLVGHVDHGKTTLVRALSGEWTDQHSEEMKRGISIRLGYADATLRRCPDCEEPECYTVAETCDEHDTETEIVRTVSFVDAPGHETLMATMLSGAALMDGAVLVVGANEPVPQPQTEEHLMALDIIGIENIVIAQNKVDLVDADEARENYEEIKEFVEGTVAEDAPIVPISAEQEINVDLVIDALESEIPTPDRDPTADPRMYVARSFDINRPGTKYGGLMGGVLGGSLVQGELEPDEEIELRPGREVEEGGQTEWRSVSTDIRSIQAGGESVDSASPGGLLGVGTGLDPSLTKGDALAGQVAGPPGTLPPTWNSFEMEVDLLERLVGAEEGEEIENISTGEPLMLTVGTATTVGSVTSARGGECEVALKRPVCAPAGAKIAINRRVGARWRLIGVGTLTE, encoded by the coding sequence ATGGCAGATGAACACCGACAACCGGAGGTGAATATCGGACTGGTCGGGCACGTCGACCACGGGAAGACGACCCTGGTCCGCGCGCTCAGTGGCGAGTGGACAGACCAGCACTCCGAGGAGATGAAACGCGGCATCTCCATCCGCCTCGGGTACGCCGACGCGACGCTGCGTCGGTGCCCTGACTGCGAGGAGCCGGAGTGTTACACGGTCGCGGAGACGTGCGACGAGCACGACACCGAGACCGAAATCGTGCGGACGGTGTCGTTCGTCGACGCGCCGGGCCACGAGACCCTGATGGCGACGATGCTGTCGGGCGCGGCGCTGATGGACGGCGCGGTGCTCGTCGTCGGCGCGAACGAGCCGGTGCCCCAGCCCCAGACCGAGGAGCACCTCATGGCGCTGGACATCATCGGCATCGAGAACATCGTCATCGCGCAGAACAAGGTCGACCTCGTGGACGCCGACGAGGCCCGAGAGAACTACGAGGAGATCAAGGAGTTCGTCGAGGGCACCGTCGCGGAGGACGCGCCCATCGTCCCCATCTCCGCCGAGCAGGAGATCAACGTCGACCTCGTCATCGACGCCCTCGAATCCGAGATTCCGACGCCGGACCGCGACCCGACGGCGGACCCCCGGATGTACGTCGCGCGGTCGTTCGACATCAACCGCCCCGGCACGAAGTACGGCGGGCTGATGGGCGGCGTGCTCGGTGGCAGCCTCGTGCAGGGCGAACTCGAACCCGACGAGGAGATCGAACTCCGCCCGGGACGTGAGGTCGAGGAGGGCGGCCAGACCGAGTGGCGGTCCGTGAGCACCGACATCCGGAGCATTCAGGCCGGCGGCGAGTCGGTCGACAGTGCCTCGCCGGGCGGGCTGCTCGGTGTCGGCACGGGGCTCGACCCGAGCCTGACGAAGGGCGACGCGCTCGCCGGACAGGTCGCCGGACCGCCCGGCACGCTGCCGCCGACGTGGAACTCCTTCGAGATGGAGGTCGACCTCCTGGAGCGCCTCGTCGGTGCCGAAGAGGGCGAGGAGATCGAGAACATCTCGACCGGTGAGCCGCTGATGCTCACCGTCGGCACCGCCACCACCGTCGGCTCGGTGACGAGCGCGCGCGGCGGCGAGTGCGAGGTCGCACTCAAGCGCCCGGTCTGTGCGCCCGCTGGGGCGAAAATCGCCATCAACCGCCGGGTCGGCGCGCGCTGGCGGCTCATCGGCGTCGGGACGCTGACGGAGTGA
- a CDS encoding thiolase family protein codes for MADTTTPVIAAAYRTPQGKEDGVYADTRSEDLSVALIDHILDETGLTSDHVDDLQWGVAQQRSEQDNNVARVIALLSELGEDVPAASINRWCASSMEAIMRSADSIRAGQRDAIIAGGVENMSRVPMDGNSYEHLHPGLAEHYNIPQLQMGMTAEEVAQRHDISRETQDEYALQSQQRAAAATDEGRFDDQIVPIETDDGLVEEDEGIRRDTTMEALGQLPTVFKSDGSVTPGNASQISDGAAATLVTSESFAEDHGLDILAYVGDHNVAGVDPEVMGIGPVPATRGLLDRTGDSIEDFDLVELNEAFASQTVYSRDELGIDNEKFNVNGGAIALGHPLGASGARLPVTLVHEMNERNVDKGLATLCVGFGQGAAITFER; via the coding sequence ATGGCAGATACCACCACTCCAGTCATCGCGGCGGCCTACCGAACCCCCCAGGGCAAGGAGGACGGCGTGTACGCGGACACCCGCAGCGAGGACCTCTCGGTCGCGCTCATCGACCACATCCTCGACGAGACCGGCCTGACGAGCGACCACGTCGACGACCTCCAGTGGGGCGTCGCTCAGCAGCGCAGCGAACAGGACAACAACGTCGCGCGCGTCATCGCCCTGCTCTCGGAGCTCGGTGAGGACGTGCCGGCCGCGTCCATCAATCGCTGGTGTGCGTCCTCGATGGAGGCCATCATGCGGTCGGCGGACTCGATTCGCGCCGGTCAGCGCGACGCCATCATCGCGGGCGGCGTGGAGAACATGAGCCGCGTGCCGATGGACGGCAACTCCTACGAGCACCTCCACCCCGGGCTCGCCGAGCACTACAACATCCCTCAGCTCCAGATGGGGATGACCGCCGAGGAGGTCGCACAGCGCCACGACATCTCCCGTGAGACGCAAGACGAGTACGCGCTCCAGAGCCAGCAGCGCGCCGCCGCGGCGACCGACGAGGGCCGCTTCGACGACCAAATTGTCCCCATCGAGACCGACGACGGCCTCGTCGAGGAGGACGAGGGTATCCGCCGCGACACCACGATGGAGGCGCTCGGCCAGCTCCCGACCGTGTTCAAGAGCGACGGCTCCGTCACCCCGGGCAACGCCAGCCAGATTTCGGACGGTGCGGCCGCGACGCTCGTCACGAGCGAGTCGTTCGCCGAGGACCACGGCCTCGACATCCTCGCGTACGTCGGCGACCACAACGTCGCGGGCGTCGACCCCGAAGTGATGGGCATCGGCCCGGTGCCCGCCACCCGGGGCCTGCTCGACCGCACCGGCGACTCCATCGAGGACTTCGACCTCGTGGAGCTGAACGAGGCGTTCGCGTCCCAGACGGTCTACTCCCGTGACGAGCTCGGCATCGACAACGAGAAGTTCAACGTCAACGGCGGCGCAATCGCGCTCGGCCACCCGCTCGGCGCGAGCGGCGCGCGCCTCCCCGTGACGCTCGTCCACGAGATGAACGAGCGGAACGTCGACAAGGGCCTCGCGACGCTCTGTGTCGGCTTCGGGCAGGGCGCGGCGATCACGTTCGAACGGTAA
- a CDS encoding DUF5787 family protein has translation MREYAFELRLCAHLETADVPGVGDASVVSRQLGTSVHASGGRIVDTVCVLPGPEFGDRVALTSDTVPPAVLDTDVPIGEYERVTRVFDGPPERARSLADAGAKTGFLDVTRRDGQQVVRQTTRYPDWVGGLIGVENKPDLGRPGDLERQMRHDASLGVLDYAVVATESHVTRAHLNRLPDDVGVWRVDFDREDPVEVIRAPERLDSTGPGLEVLDEHAARTDVRPVTAGEKARQRRRVVERAYGKGWRTFDLPACARVSTGDGDTPLPCCEHFGRVVDPASECGDECPGFEAADAPDVDLDAERERRTPWERDAGGRRRQAGLDQF, from the coding sequence GTGCGAGAGTACGCGTTCGAACTGCGGCTGTGCGCTCACCTCGAGACAGCGGATGTGCCGGGCGTCGGCGACGCCAGCGTCGTGTCTCGCCAGCTCGGGACGAGCGTACACGCCTCCGGGGGCCGCATCGTCGACACCGTCTGCGTGCTCCCGGGCCCGGAGTTCGGCGACCGCGTGGCGCTCACCAGCGACACCGTCCCGCCCGCAGTCCTCGATACGGACGTACCCATCGGCGAGTACGAGCGCGTGACCCGGGTCTTCGACGGACCGCCGGAGCGCGCGCGGTCGCTGGCCGACGCCGGGGCCAAGACGGGGTTCCTTGACGTGACGCGCCGAGACGGCCAGCAGGTCGTCCGGCAGACCACGCGCTACCCCGACTGGGTGGGCGGCCTGATCGGCGTGGAGAACAAGCCCGACCTCGGGCGGCCCGGCGACCTCGAACGCCAGATGCGCCACGACGCGAGCCTCGGGGTCCTCGACTACGCCGTCGTGGCGACCGAGAGCCACGTGACGCGCGCCCACCTGAACCGACTCCCCGACGACGTGGGAGTGTGGCGCGTGGACTTCGATCGGGAGGACCCAGTCGAGGTGATTCGCGCCCCCGAACGGCTCGACTCGACTGGTCCGGGACTGGAGGTGCTGGACGAACACGCGGCGCGCACCGACGTCCGGCCGGTGACGGCCGGCGAGAAGGCCCGCCAGCGCCGCCGCGTCGTCGAGCGCGCCTACGGGAAGGGCTGGCGGACGTTCGACCTGCCGGCCTGCGCTCGCGTGTCCACGGGCGACGGCGACACCCCGCTCCCGTGCTGCGAGCACTTCGGGCGCGTCGTCGACCCAGCCAGCGAGTGCGGCGACGAGTGCCCGGGCTTCGAGGCCGCCGACGCGCCCGACGTTGACCTCGACGCCGAGCGCGAGCGCAGGACGCCCTGGGAGCGCGACGCGGGCGGCCGGCGGCGGCAGGCCGGCCTCGACCAGTTCTGA
- a CDS encoding flippase activity-associated protein Agl23 encodes MSRSRDGASVRVAAALLAVAAAGLAARLWALGWRVAHQDEARVASWILHYMDVGGWEYRAIIHGPFLPHVNGVVFDLLGPSDFAMRLVVALVGSLLPLAAWLYREHLTDVEVVALGVFLAANPVLLYYSRFMRNDLLLAAFTFVALGLFVRAIDTGKTRYLYAGALPFALAFTTKENSLLYPVCWLGALALVFDGRMVLAEADEEESRFDTARSHLRRVLRVAWRYKLALTLVAVQVAAVVVAFYAPKPELYRILANPDLAGGVLRAATFGTYDEFVGLWGSTSTKEHSYIAFLKHDLEVLLAGASALTVAALLGFLHDRYTGDRPRAIVAFAFYWGAFSVFGYPAVSDIAAPWTAVNALVPLAIPAAVGVGVVVRYGLSGVELDRPTRARLAAAVLVVAAVGTGAVAAQTTYANAQGPNNPLVQYAQPSGQMQGTLADIEERAAANEGVDVLFYGEEFYNAEEAAGGTPTLRIDDYDDQNDTGGGYEGWFDRLPLPWYLETYDANVSSTTDAGAVADSNSPVVVTLEDDEEPIREGLEARGYDRVVHQGYQHSQPLVFYVAPS; translated from the coding sequence ATGTCACGGAGCCGCGACGGCGCGTCGGTCCGCGTCGCTGCCGCCCTCCTCGCGGTCGCCGCCGCCGGGCTCGCAGCGCGGCTGTGGGCGCTCGGCTGGCGAGTCGCCCACCAGGACGAAGCCCGCGTCGCAAGCTGGATTCTCCACTACATGGACGTCGGGGGCTGGGAGTACCGCGCCATCATCCACGGCCCGTTTCTCCCGCACGTCAACGGCGTCGTCTTCGACCTCCTCGGGCCATCGGACTTCGCGATGCGGCTGGTGGTCGCGCTCGTCGGCAGCCTGCTGCCGCTGGCGGCGTGGCTCTACCGCGAGCACCTCACCGACGTCGAGGTTGTCGCGCTCGGGGTGTTCCTCGCGGCGAACCCCGTCCTGCTGTACTACTCGCGGTTCATGCGCAACGACCTGCTGCTCGCCGCGTTCACGTTCGTCGCGCTCGGCCTGTTCGTGCGCGCCATCGACACCGGGAAGACGCGGTACCTCTACGCCGGCGCGCTCCCGTTCGCGCTGGCGTTCACCACGAAGGAGAACAGCCTGCTGTACCCCGTGTGCTGGCTGGGCGCGCTCGCGCTGGTGTTCGACGGCCGGATGGTGCTCGCGGAGGCCGACGAGGAGGAGAGCCGGTTCGACACCGCACGAAGCCACCTGCGCCGCGTGCTCCGTGTCGCGTGGCGGTACAAACTCGCTCTCACCCTCGTCGCCGTTCAGGTGGCTGCCGTCGTCGTCGCGTTCTACGCGCCGAAACCGGAGCTCTACCGCATCCTCGCGAACCCCGACCTCGCCGGCGGCGTACTGCGCGCGGCGACGTTCGGCACCTACGACGAGTTCGTCGGGCTCTGGGGGTCGACGAGTACGAAAGAGCACTCCTACATCGCCTTCCTGAAACACGACCTCGAAGTCCTACTCGCGGGCGCGTCCGCGCTCACCGTCGCGGCGCTCCTCGGGTTCCTCCACGACCGGTACACCGGCGACCGACCGCGAGCGATCGTCGCGTTCGCGTTCTACTGGGGGGCGTTCTCCGTGTTCGGCTACCCCGCCGTCTCCGACATCGCCGCGCCCTGGACCGCCGTGAACGCGCTCGTCCCGCTCGCGATTCCGGCTGCGGTCGGCGTCGGCGTCGTCGTGCGGTACGGGCTGAGCGGGGTCGAACTCGACCGCCCGACGAGGGCGCGCCTCGCCGCCGCCGTGCTGGTGGTCGCCGCGGTCGGCACCGGCGCTGTAGCCGCACAGACCACGTACGCGAACGCGCAGGGGCCGAACAATCCGCTCGTGCAGTACGCCCAGCCGTCCGGACAGATGCAGGGGACGCTCGCCGACATCGAGGAGCGCGCCGCCGCAAACGAGGGCGTCGACGTCCTGTTCTACGGCGAGGAGTTCTACAACGCCGAGGAGGCGGCGGGCGGGACGCCCACGCTCCGCATCGACGACTACGACGACCAGAACGACACTGGCGGCGGGTACGAGGGCTGGTTCGACCGCCTGCCGCTGCCGTGGTATCTGGAGACCTACGACGCGAACGTCTCCAGCACCACCGACGCCGGCGCGGTCGCGGACTCGAACTCACCCGTCGTCGTCACGCTCGAAGACGACGAGGAGCCGATTCGCGAGGGGCTCGAAGCCCGAGGGTACGACCGCGTCGTCCACCAGGGCTACCAGCACAGCCAGCCGCTCGTGTTCTACGTCGCACCGTCGTAG
- a CDS encoding GTP-dependent dephospho-CoA kinase family protein — MSDAVATLPEEARDAFKDPVGPVYTAAERLLADAGSPIVTVGDVVTYHLVAAGHTPKVAVIDGRTEREAVTDEVSEGLPPADVSVASDPATVSRDLLDALVTAIDGDGETVIEVDGEEDLAVVPAVLAVPEGASVVYGQPGEGMVLATVDADLRSRMRELAERLETTEAFWRLVD; from the coding sequence GTGAGCGACGCGGTCGCCACCCTCCCCGAGGAGGCGCGGGACGCGTTCAAGGACCCCGTTGGTCCGGTCTACACGGCCGCCGAGCGCCTGCTGGCGGACGCCGGCAGCCCGATTGTCACCGTGGGCGACGTGGTGACGTACCATCTGGTGGCGGCCGGACACACGCCGAAGGTCGCGGTAATCGATGGGCGGACGGAACGCGAGGCGGTCACCGACGAGGTCAGCGAGGGGCTGCCGCCCGCGGACGTCTCGGTGGCGAGCGATCCGGCGACGGTCTCCCGGGACCTCCTCGACGCGCTCGTGACGGCCATCGACGGCGACGGCGAGACGGTCATCGAGGTCGACGGCGAGGAGGACCTCGCCGTGGTCCCTGCGGTGCTGGCGGTGCCCGAGGGCGCGAGCGTCGTCTACGGGCAGCCCGGCGAGGGAATGGTGCTGGCGACCGTCGACGCCGACCTCCGGTCGCGGATGCGTGAACTCGCCGAGCGCCTCGAGACGACCGAGGCGTTCTGGCGGCTCGTGGACTGA
- a CDS encoding twitching motility protein PilT, with product MDANALMLPVEQNLRLFEELDGLLGDYDGVVPQSVREELSELRAGNGETATAASVAADLADRCDTVETEESYADDALHALAAGGDVDAVATNDGPLKERVLDAGAPVIHLRGRTQLTITRP from the coding sequence ATGGACGCCAACGCGCTGATGCTGCCGGTCGAGCAGAACCTCCGGCTCTTCGAGGAGCTGGACGGCCTGCTCGGCGACTACGACGGCGTCGTCCCCCAGTCCGTCCGCGAGGAGCTGTCGGAGCTCCGCGCGGGCAACGGGGAGACGGCGACGGCGGCGAGCGTGGCGGCGGACCTGGCAGACCGGTGTGACACCGTCGAGACGGAGGAATCGTACGCGGACGACGCGCTCCACGCGCTCGCGGCGGGCGGCGACGTGGACGCTGTCGCGACGAACGACGGCCCCCTGAAAGAGCGCGTGCTCGACGCGGGCGCGCCGGTAATTCATTTAAGGGGTCGGACGCAACTGACTATCACTCGACCATAG
- a CDS encoding 30S ribosomal protein S24e produces the protein MEIEILGQEDNPLLHRTEVDFEIVHEDASPSRLSVRDSLAAKLDKDSEEVVVQKLDTKFGMRKTRGEAKVYDSPAEAAEIEHDHMLERNKIGTEEDADAETEEA, from the coding sequence ATGGAAATCGAGATTCTGGGGCAGGAGGACAACCCTCTGCTCCACCGGACCGAGGTCGACTTCGAGATCGTTCACGAGGACGCCAGCCCGTCGCGGCTGTCCGTTCGCGACAGCCTCGCGGCGAAGCTGGACAAGGACTCCGAGGAGGTTGTCGTCCAGAAGCTGGACACGAAGTTCGGGATGCGGAAGACCCGCGGCGAGGCGAAGGTCTACGACTCCCCGGCGGAGGCCGCCGAAATCGAGCACGACCACATGCTCGAACGGAACAAGATCGGCACCGAGGAGGACGCCGACGCGGAGACGGAGGAGGCCTAA
- a CDS encoding ATP-binding protein — MTEALDVVEFLLTARVYDRHQDLDENDLPPAHRSALWGDDGVPRPPQTTEDATREATGVDNPWDAVSGLMFTDRDAFAGNVSLVDDDMAIDWYVERADADRVRDNPVLAFVFGDEFGVDYEAARDANRSVQADPQWIDGLLEEYFDEDDEEMLDLVEVRSPAEIEVTLDDIVLTEEQEEEMSKVAKAIEHRDYLATIGLSEIGKLLFVGPPGTGKTSTARGLAHQLDLPFVEVKLSMITSQYLGETAKNVEKVFEVAKRLSPCILFMDEFDFVATTRTGDEHNAIKRAVNTLLKSIDEVSLVNDDVLLIGATNHPDELDAAAWRRFDEILSFPRPDEQMRADIISLVTSEVDVADFEPAEIAAETDGLTGSDLRLVLREAVLDALVEDRTELTQDDLMAAIEDFEDRDHLRNLDTLEDALDEDHDGHDHADHDHPTPE, encoded by the coding sequence GTGACCGAGGCTCTCGACGTCGTGGAGTTCCTGTTGACGGCTCGCGTCTACGACCGCCACCAGGACTTAGACGAGAACGACCTGCCGCCGGCGCATCGGAGCGCGCTCTGGGGAGACGACGGCGTCCCCCGGCCGCCACAGACCACCGAAGACGCGACCCGCGAAGCGACCGGCGTCGACAACCCGTGGGACGCCGTCTCCGGGCTCATGTTCACCGACCGGGACGCGTTCGCCGGGAACGTCTCGCTGGTGGACGACGACATGGCCATCGACTGGTACGTCGAGCGCGCCGACGCCGACCGCGTCCGCGACAACCCCGTGCTGGCGTTCGTCTTCGGCGACGAGTTCGGCGTCGACTACGAGGCCGCGCGGGACGCGAACCGCTCCGTGCAGGCCGACCCGCAGTGGATCGACGGCCTGCTGGAGGAGTACTTCGACGAGGACGACGAGGAGATGCTGGACCTCGTGGAGGTGCGGTCGCCCGCCGAAATCGAAGTGACCCTCGACGACATCGTGCTCACGGAGGAGCAGGAGGAGGAGATGTCGAAGGTGGCGAAGGCCATCGAGCACCGCGACTACCTCGCGACCATCGGGCTCAGCGAAATCGGGAAGCTGCTGTTCGTCGGCCCGCCGGGCACGGGGAAAACGTCGACCGCTCGCGGGCTCGCCCACCAGCTCGACCTGCCGTTCGTCGAAGTCAAGCTCTCGATGATCACGAGCCAGTACCTCGGCGAGACGGCGAAGAACGTCGAGAAGGTCTTCGAGGTGGCGAAGCGCCTCTCGCCCTGTATCCTCTTCATGGACGAGTTCGACTTCGTCGCCACGACGCGGACCGGTGACGAGCACAACGCCATCAAGCGCGCCGTCAACACGCTCCTGAAGAGCATCGACGAGGTCAGCCTCGTCAACGACGACGTGTTGCTCATCGGCGCGACCAACCACCCGGACGAACTGGACGCCGCGGCGTGGCGGCGCTTCGACGAGATTCTCTCGTTCCCGCGGCCGGACGAGCAGATGCGCGCGGACATCATCTCGCTCGTCACCAGCGAGGTCGACGTCGCGGACTTCGAACCCGCGGAGATTGCCGCCGAGACGGACGGGCTGACCGGCAGCGACCTCCGGCTGGTGCTGCGGGAGGCCGTCCTCGACGCGCTCGTGGAGGACCGCACCGAACTCACCCAGGACGACCTCATGGCCGCCATCGAGGACTTCGAGGACCGCGACCACCTCCGGAACCTCGACACGCTGGAGGACGCGCTCGACGAGGATCACGACGGCCACGACCACGCGGACCACGACCACCCGACGCCCGAATGA
- a CDS encoding GtrA family protein, with protein sequence MSRLDGSLDRVRAAVPARFEALVSGVRFGQFVSVGVVGAAFDVTTLLVLTEFAGLSAAVANVASIETAILVMFTVNEHWTFADEGGDDGRSLGRRLLRSHVVRAGGSTLQYLLFVGVFYSVSVELAVAGVDLWLVLVKGGAIAVAMLVNYVFESIFTWQVHRE encoded by the coding sequence ATGAGTAGGCTCGACGGCAGTCTGGACCGCGTCCGGGCAGCGGTGCCGGCGCGCTTCGAGGCGCTGGTCTCCGGTGTGCGATTCGGGCAGTTCGTCTCCGTCGGCGTCGTGGGTGCCGCCTTCGACGTGACGACGCTCCTCGTCCTGACCGAGTTCGCGGGGCTGTCCGCGGCCGTCGCGAACGTCGCCAGCATCGAGACGGCCATCCTCGTGATGTTCACCGTCAACGAACACTGGACGTTCGCCGACGAAGGCGGCGACGACGGCCGGTCGCTCGGCAGACGGCTCCTCCGCTCGCACGTCGTCCGCGCTGGCGGGTCGACGCTCCAGTACCTCCTGTTCGTCGGCGTGTTCTACAGCGTCTCCGTCGAGCTAGCAGTCGCCGGTGTCGACCTCTGGCTGGTCCTGGTGAAAGGCGGCGCAATCGCCGTGGCGATGCTCGTCAACTACGTCTTCGAGAGCATCTTCACGTGGCAGGTCCACCGCGAGTGA
- a CDS encoding DNA-directed RNA polymerase, translating into MYKRARLKDTIEVPPEHLGDVGPDLVKRLLQDKLEGRMDEDVGSVVTVTEVHDLGEGAVLPNRPGVYYEAEFDAVTFEPEMQEVVDGEVVEVVSFGAFVGIGPVDGLLHVSQISDEYLAFDEENQQLASRESNQILGTGDAVRARIVTKSIDERNPRESKIGLTAKQPGLGKHGWLRETREQEQASSEGQ; encoded by the coding sequence ATGTACAAGCGAGCACGGCTGAAAGACACGATTGAGGTCCCACCCGAGCACCTCGGGGACGTCGGTCCGGACCTGGTGAAGCGACTGCTACAGGACAAACTCGAAGGGCGCATGGACGAGGACGTCGGCAGCGTCGTCACCGTCACCGAGGTCCACGACCTCGGCGAGGGCGCGGTGCTGCCGAACCGTCCGGGCGTCTACTACGAGGCGGAGTTCGACGCCGTCACGTTCGAGCCCGAGATGCAGGAGGTCGTCGACGGCGAGGTCGTCGAGGTCGTCAGCTTCGGCGCGTTCGTCGGCATCGGGCCCGTTGACGGTCTGCTGCACGTCTCCCAGATCAGCGACGAGTACCTGGCCTTCGACGAGGAGAACCAGCAGCTGGCCTCCCGAGAGTCGAACCAGATTCTCGGCACGGGTGACGCGGTGCGGGCGCGCATCGTCACCAAGAGCATCGACGAGCGCAACCCCCGGGAGTCCAAGATCGGGCTCACGGCGAAACAGCCCGGCCTCGGGAAGCACGGCTGGCTCCGCGAGACCCGCGAGCAGGAGCAAGCCAGCAGCGAGGGCCAATAG
- a CDS encoding glycosyltransferase, protein MDSVGIVVPAYDPDVERLVGYLDDLRETLDPAELHVELDAASAGVADRIRDAGATVAESAGRRGKGAAITAGFEALDTDVLAFADADGATPAGSLADVVARVADGSADLAVGSRRHPDSDVKSHQTVVRRLLGDGFAWLAGTLLTVDLYDYQCGAKALTTGAWERVRSHLHEAGFAWDVELVAVAGALGCRVAEVPISWEDQPGSTVSAVRTPFRLLGSLLRARHRAKRLGDSTLHAAIADRRDGEPALVEEPTDHE, encoded by the coding sequence ATGGACTCCGTCGGCATCGTCGTCCCCGCCTACGACCCCGACGTGGAGCGACTCGTCGGTTACCTCGACGACCTCCGGGAGACGCTCGACCCGGCCGAGCTGCACGTCGAGTTGGATGCTGCCAGCGCCGGGGTCGCCGACCGTATTCGAGACGCGGGCGCGACGGTCGCCGAGAGCGCCGGTCGCCGCGGCAAGGGAGCCGCAATCACGGCCGGCTTCGAGGCACTCGACACGGACGTGCTGGCGTTCGCGGACGCCGACGGCGCGACGCCAGCGGGCTCGCTGGCTGATGTCGTCGCCCGCGTGGCAGACGGCAGCGCGGACCTCGCCGTCGGGTCGCGACGGCACCCCGACAGCGACGTGAAGAGCCACCAGACCGTCGTCCGCCGGCTGCTCGGCGACGGGTTCGCGTGGCTCGCTGGCACGCTCCTCACCGTGGACCTCTACGACTACCAGTGCGGCGCGAAGGCACTCACGACCGGCGCGTGGGAGCGCGTACGCAGTCACCTCCACGAGGCCGGGTTCGCGTGGGACGTGGAACTGGTCGCCGTCGCTGGCGCGCTCGGCTGCCGGGTCGCCGAGGTCCCAATCTCGTGGGAGGACCAGCCCGGGTCGACGGTGTCGGCCGTCCGCACGCCGTTCCGGCTGCTCGGGTCGCTGCTGCGGGCGCGCCACCGCGCGAAACGCCTCGGGGACAGCACACTGCACGCCGCCATCGCGGACCGCCGCGACGGTGAACCGGCGCTCGTCGAGGAGCCGACGGACCATGAGTAG
- the spt4 gene encoding transcription elongation factor subunit Spt4 has translation MASNRLACHDCHRIVEPDEERCPHCQSNSLTEDWAGYVVVTHPEESEIAEKMEVSEAGEYALKVR, from the coding sequence ATGGCGTCGAACCGACTCGCGTGCCACGACTGCCACCGCATCGTGGAGCCCGACGAGGAGCGGTGTCCGCACTGCCAGTCGAACAGCCTCACCGAGGACTGGGCGGGCTACGTGGTCGTCACGCACCCCGAGGAGTCCGAGATCGCGGAGAAGATGGAAGTCAGTGAGGCGGGCGAGTACGCGCTGAAGGTCCGCTGA
- a CDS encoding MBL fold metallo-hydrolase: MRVTLLGTGDTTGTPTPDCDCDTCRAARDRGVERTRFSVHVEDEASGDALLVDFSPDFRHQFLREDDAHLPDAGIVTHIHFDHLDGLGNAYRLFDDLPVYAADETDPVTGESVADTVASKYDYLAPLDTHPVSPLEPFEAAGFEVTLVPVDHPPLVCYGVVIERDGATLALSGDTTYDIPEASLDAMRDPDLLLADGIVPASLADYHPKGGRHLDSDGVPRTFGTKHMTREGALALGDDLDADETKVVHAAHYYPEDEAFADEIAVDGETFRL; the protein is encoded by the coding sequence ATGAGGGTGACGCTGCTCGGCACGGGCGACACGACCGGCACGCCGACGCCGGACTGCGACTGCGACACCTGCCGGGCCGCCCGCGACCGCGGCGTCGAACGCACCCGCTTCTCCGTCCACGTCGAGGACGAGGCATCGGGAGACGCGCTGCTCGTGGACTTCAGCCCCGACTTCCGGCACCAGTTCCTCCGCGAGGACGACGCCCACCTCCCGGACGCCGGCATCGTGACCCACATCCACTTCGACCACCTCGACGGCCTCGGGAACGCCTACCGGCTGTTCGACGACCTCCCCGTGTACGCCGCCGACGAGACAGACCCGGTGACCGGCGAGTCTGTCGCGGACACCGTCGCGTCGAAGTACGACTACCTCGCTCCGCTGGACACCCACCCCGTCTCGCCGCTCGAACCGTTCGAGGCGGCGGGCTTCGAGGTCACGCTCGTCCCCGTCGACCACCCGCCGCTGGTCTGTTACGGCGTCGTGATAGAGCGAGACGGCGCGACACTCGCCCTCTCGGGGGACACCACCTACGACATCCCCGAGGCGTCTCTGGACGCGATGCGAGACCCAGACCTCCTGCTCGCGGACGGCATCGTCCCCGCGAGCCTCGCGGACTACCACCCGAAGGGCGGCCGGCACCTCGACAGCGACGGCGTTCCGCGGACGTTCGGCACGAAACACATGACCCGGGAGGGCGCGCTCGCGCTCGGCGACGACCTCGACGCCGACGAAACGAAGGTCGTCCACGCCGCCCACTACTACCCGGAAGACGAAGCCTTCGCCGACGAAATCGCGGTCGACGGCGAGACGTTCCGACTCTGA